A single window of Trichocoleus sp. FACHB-46 DNA harbors:
- a CDS encoding TauD/TfdA family dioxygenase: protein MSHPESPSRLKLQGIKRRAVSFSASTELVTTSQLQPDQPLPLIIQPQVEGLNLETWALNQRQWLESQLLQHGGILFRNFNINSVPAFEQWMQSLYGSLLDYSYRSTPRSTVSGKIYTSTEYPADQWIPLHNEMAYSRSYPLRIAFYCVQPAVEDGATPIADSRIIFQKLDSQIKERFIEKRVMYVRNYGGGLDLPWQTVFQTSKHSEVEVYCRQAGIEWKWRSEDRLRTRQVCQAIATHPVTGDRVWFNQAHLFHVSSLAPAVRESLLAVVPPEELPRNAYYGDGTPIEDSILDEIREVYQQEMVIFPWQQGDILLLDNLLAAHGRTPFVGLRNVVVGMAEPYESRLPDTN, encoded by the coding sequence ATGAGTCACCCAGAATCCCCTTCCCGTCTCAAACTCCAAGGCATCAAACGCCGAGCTGTCAGTTTTTCGGCTTCGACAGAACTAGTCACGACGAGCCAACTGCAGCCAGACCAGCCCTTACCCCTGATCATTCAACCCCAAGTAGAAGGCTTGAATTTAGAAACCTGGGCACTGAATCAGCGGCAGTGGCTCGAATCCCAACTGTTGCAACATGGCGGCATTCTGTTTCGCAACTTCAATATCAACAGCGTGCCCGCTTTTGAACAATGGATGCAGTCTCTTTATGGTTCCTTGCTCGATTACTCCTATCGCTCCACACCCCGCAGCACGGTCAGCGGCAAGATCTATACCTCAACGGAATATCCAGCTGATCAGTGGATTCCCCTCCACAATGAGATGGCCTATAGCCGTAGCTATCCTTTGAGAATCGCCTTTTACTGCGTACAGCCCGCCGTTGAAGACGGAGCTACCCCGATCGCGGATAGCCGCATAATTTTCCAAAAATTAGATTCCCAGATTAAGGAGCGCTTCATCGAGAAGCGGGTAATGTATGTTCGCAACTATGGCGGTGGTCTAGATCTTCCTTGGCAGACAGTTTTCCAAACCTCAAAGCACTCAGAAGTAGAAGTCTATTGTCGGCAAGCAGGAATTGAGTGGAAATGGCGCAGTGAGGATCGCCTTAGAACGCGACAGGTCTGTCAAGCGATCGCGACTCATCCAGTCACAGGCGATCGCGTTTGGTTTAATCAAGCCCATTTGTTTCATGTATCGAGTTTAGCGCCAGCAGTGCGAGAGTCTTTGCTGGCAGTGGTTCCCCCGGAAGAACTGCCTCGCAATGCCTACTACGGTGATGGAACGCCCATTGAAGATTCCATTCTGGATGAGATTCGTGAAGTCTATCAGCAAGAAATGGTGATTTTCCCCTGGCAGCAAGGCGATATTCTGCTGCTCGACAACCTTCTCGCTGCTCACGGACGCACTCCCTTTGTCGGCCTCCGCAATGTGGTGGTAGGGATGGCAGAACCTTATGAATCGCGATTGCCTGACACCAATTAG
- a CDS encoding non-ribosomal peptide synthetase, with amino-acid sequence MSAETMNDLAKRIAALSPEQRKLFEQRLKQQREQSAQVFMIPRRQSGNSLPLSFDQERIWFFEQLEPNSCLYNIPFAVRLEGTLDAIALQQSFSAIMQRHESLRTTFTTQDGQPIQVIHPTLACQLVLREISDRQILESQESELASLLFQESQRPFDLAHGPLLRAVLLRLNPTHHVLLVVLHHLIADGWSRGVFIEELAACYQAFNRQVPVSLPELPIQYGDVAVWQRQWLESEAAKSQLTYWQQQLQDLPILNLPTDKSRPSSQTFNGAKLPVQLSDFLTRSLKALSQQEGTTLFMTLLTAFNLLLHYYSGQEDVVVGTDVANRNRTETERLIGLFVNQLVLRTDLSGNPTFRQLLARVRQVTVDAYAHQDLPFNTLVEALNPNRASGRSPLFQVKFVLQNAPMPPLALPGLTVTPLEEIDTQTATLDLFFALSETEQGLVGAIEYNTDLFVAATVQRLLGHFQHLLEQVVAHPDRHLCEFSLLTAAEWEQITSWNQTDPQVDALESESTLVELFEAQVARTPNAIAVTYEDQSLTYSELNQRANQLAHYLRSLGVRPEVLVGLCVERSLEMIVGILAILKAGAAYVPLDPSYPLERLAFMLHDAQVPVLVTMSSYEQQLSIQKTVICLDRDATVISQQSLDNLVSGVTADHLAYVIYTSGSTGKPKGVLVNHRNVVRLFTATQPWYHFNDQDVWTLFHSYAFDFSVWEIWGALLYGGRLVVVSYWNTRSPEAFYKLLCQERVTVLNQTPSAFRQLIQAETALGMSPDLSLRLVIFGGEALSYSSLQPWLERHGDQSPQLVNMYGITETTVHVTYHPLSMVVSDATKSVVGKPIPDLQVYILNQYQQPVPIGVPGEMYVGGAGVARGYLNRPELTQERFITNPFSEHSSPLSPLSSLLYRSGDLARYLPDGTIEYLGRIDHQVKLRGFRIELGEIEAALGQHSGVQEQAVIVREGQDESEQLVAYIVPQAEATPDLISQLRDWLKARLPEYMVPTAFVALDSIPLTPNGKLDRKNLPAPTGDAVVRSQLIAPRTATEKQLAEIWSQLLGIEAIGIQDNFFELGGHSLLATQVISRIRETLGIDISLRQIFAYPTIVEFAVQVEQASNTTTAVPPLQRLAQRQQLPLSFAQQRLWFLHQLNPDDLSYNCAGAIQLQGQLNIAALEQSLNALIQRHEVLRTQFVVEEGQPIQVILPTLQISLPVVDLRQDNADLSSWLQKATQQRFDLTQAPLFRFTLLRLTDTNHTLLMSLHHIISDAWSIGVFLQELAELYTVFITPPCGNAFSERSSPHPAGTLSANAPHPTLRERFQRTLLTPLPIQYADFAVWQRQWLQGEVLESQLAYWKTQFREIPPPLKFAIANTSPEAPATSQGARHPLTLTTHLTTALKTLSQETDATLFMTLLAGFNALLHYATQQMDIAVGSPIANRNRREIEGLIGFFVNTLVLRTDLSGDPTFRELVLRVRETALGAYANQDVPFERLVTELQIDRQLGQSPLFQTWFVLQNTPMPSIELPGLQLALSDLDVGVVRHDLKLDLTETTAGLEGFFEYKTAQFEAIAITRLASLYQTLLETVIAQPDIRLSRLTQILAETEKQQQQQAGQAFKATQRQKLSQIKRKRS; translated from the coding sequence ATGAGCGCTGAAACGATGAATGACCTGGCTAAACGAATTGCGGCTCTCTCTCCAGAACAACGAAAGCTATTTGAGCAGCGACTCAAACAACAAAGAGAACAGTCTGCTCAGGTTTTCATGATTCCGCGTCGGCAATCTGGCAATTCGCTACCCTTATCCTTTGACCAGGAGCGGATTTGGTTTTTTGAACAGCTAGAACCCAATAGTTGCCTCTACAACATTCCCTTTGCTGTGCGGTTAGAAGGGACACTGGACGCGATCGCCCTTCAGCAAAGTTTTAGTGCCATCATGCAGCGCCACGAAAGCCTGCGGACCACCTTCACTACACAAGATGGTCAACCGATTCAAGTCATTCATCCTACATTAGCTTGCCAGTTAGTACTCAGAGAGATTAGCGATCGCCAAATCCTCGAATCTCAAGAATCTGAGCTGGCATCTCTCCTATTCCAAGAATCTCAGCGCCCCTTTGACCTCGCTCATGGCCCCTTGCTGCGAGCGGTTTTGCTGCGCCTCAATCCGACTCACCATGTGCTGTTGGTGGTTCTCCATCACCTGATTGCTGATGGTTGGTCGCGGGGTGTATTTATTGAAGAATTGGCGGCTTGCTATCAGGCGTTTAACCGTCAAGTGCCTGTGTCTTTGCCAGAATTACCGATTCAATATGGTGATGTGGCCGTTTGGCAACGGCAATGGCTAGAGAGTGAGGCTGCAAAATCTCAACTCACCTACTGGCAGCAGCAGTTACAGGATCTGCCAATTCTCAATTTGCCCACAGACAAGTCGCGCCCATCCTCCCAAACTTTTAACGGCGCGAAACTTCCGGTGCAGCTTTCAGATTTCCTAACGCGATCGCTGAAAGCCTTAAGCCAGCAAGAGGGTACGACGCTATTTATGACGCTCCTCACCGCTTTTAACCTGCTGCTGCACTACTACAGTGGGCAAGAGGATGTGGTCGTGGGCACGGATGTCGCCAATCGCAACCGCACTGAAACTGAGCGCCTGATTGGGCTGTTTGTCAATCAGTTGGTGTTGCGAACTGACCTATCTGGAAACCCTACCTTTCGGCAATTGTTGGCGCGGGTACGCCAAGTCACAGTAGATGCCTACGCCCATCAAGATCTCCCCTTCAACACGCTGGTAGAAGCCCTCAACCCCAATCGAGCCTCAGGGCGATCGCCACTGTTCCAGGTTAAGTTTGTCCTACAAAACGCCCCAATGCCACCCCTGGCTCTCCCCGGTTTAACCGTGACACCCCTGGAGGAGATCGATACCCAAACGGCAACATTAGATTTGTTCTTTGCTCTCTCTGAAACTGAGCAAGGTCTGGTGGGAGCGATCGAGTACAACACCGATCTGTTTGTAGCAGCCACCGTGCAACGCCTGTTGGGACACTTCCAGCATCTGTTGGAGCAGGTTGTGGCGCATCCCGATCGCCATCTTTGTGAGTTCTCTTTACTAACAGCAGCGGAGTGGGAGCAGATCACCAGCTGGAATCAGACTGATCCACAGGTTGATGCTTTAGAGTCAGAATCTACACTGGTTGAACTGTTTGAAGCCCAGGTAGCGCGAACTCCTAATGCGATCGCGGTTACCTATGAAGACCAATCTCTCACCTATAGCGAACTCAACCAGCGCGCTAACCAACTGGCTCACTATCTGCGATCGCTCGGTGTTCGCCCAGAAGTGCTGGTCGGTCTTTGCGTTGAGCGATCGCTAGAGATGATCGTTGGCATCCTCGCGATTCTCAAAGCAGGTGCTGCCTATGTGCCGTTAGACCCCTCCTACCCACTAGAGCGTTTAGCGTTCATGCTCCATGATGCTCAGGTGCCAGTATTGGTAACTATGAGCAGCTACGAGCAACAGTTATCTATTCAGAAAACTGTAATTTGCCTCGATCGCGATGCTACCGTCATCAGCCAACAAAGCCTTGACAATCTGGTGAGTGGCGTGACAGCCGACCATCTCGCCTATGTCATTTACACGTCTGGCTCCACAGGTAAACCGAAAGGCGTGTTGGTCAACCATCGCAATGTCGTGCGTCTCTTTACCGCCACTCAACCCTGGTACCACTTCAACGATCAGGATGTTTGGACGCTCTTTCACTCCTACGCCTTTGACTTCTCCGTTTGGGAGATCTGGGGAGCATTGCTGTATGGTGGGCGATTGGTCGTGGTGTCTTATTGGAACACGCGATCGCCGGAAGCATTTTATAAGTTGTTGTGCCAAGAACGGGTGACTGTCCTCAACCAAACACCTTCGGCGTTCCGCCAGTTAATTCAAGCAGAAACAGCTTTGGGGATGTCTCCAGATCTCAGTCTCCGTTTAGTCATTTTTGGTGGAGAAGCGCTATCTTATTCCAGCTTGCAGCCCTGGCTTGAGCGGCATGGTGATCAATCACCTCAGCTCGTCAACATGTACGGCATTACAGAAACCACGGTGCATGTGACATATCACCCGCTCTCAATGGTGGTTTCTGATGCCACCAAAAGTGTAGTCGGCAAGCCGATTCCAGACCTCCAGGTATATATCCTGAACCAGTATCAGCAACCAGTTCCCATCGGTGTACCCGGTGAAATGTATGTGGGTGGAGCAGGTGTCGCTCGTGGCTATCTCAACCGTCCTGAGTTAACCCAAGAACGATTCATTACCAATCCCTTCAGCGAACACTCCTCACCCCTCTCTCCTCTCTCCTCACTTCTCTACAGAAGCGGAGACTTGGCGCGGTATCTTCCCGATGGCACGATTGAGTACTTGGGACGCATTGATCATCAGGTGAAGCTACGCGGCTTCCGCATTGAATTGGGTGAAATTGAAGCCGCTCTTGGCCAACATTCTGGCGTGCAGGAGCAGGCAGTGATCGTGCGAGAGGGACAAGATGAAAGTGAGCAACTGGTGGCCTATATTGTGCCGCAAGCAGAAGCTACACCAGATCTGATTTCTCAGTTACGAGATTGGCTGAAGGCAAGACTACCGGAATATATGGTTCCCACTGCCTTTGTGGCTTTGGACTCAATCCCGCTGACCCCCAATGGCAAGCTCGATCGCAAGAACTTACCTGCTCCTACAGGCGATGCTGTAGTGCGATCGCAACTGATTGCACCTCGCACCGCTACCGAAAAACAACTGGCTGAGATCTGGTCGCAACTGCTCGGCATTGAAGCTATTGGCATTCAAGACAATTTCTTTGAACTGGGTGGGCATTCCCTCTTGGCCACTCAGGTGATCTCTCGCATTCGGGAAACACTGGGCATTGACATCTCCCTGCGACAAATATTTGCTTATCCCACGATCGTGGAATTTGCCGTTCAGGTAGAGCAAGCCAGCAATACAACCACAGCAGTTCCGCCTCTACAACGCCTCGCCCAGCGGCAGCAACTGCCTCTCTCTTTTGCCCAGCAACGGCTCTGGTTCTTGCATCAACTGAACCCCGATGATTTGTCCTATAACTGTGCAGGCGCAATTCAGCTTCAGGGACAGCTCAATATTGCAGCGCTAGAGCAAAGTTTGAATGCACTGATTCAACGGCATGAGGTATTACGGACACAGTTTGTGGTCGAGGAAGGGCAACCGATCCAGGTGATTTTGCCGACACTCCAGATCAGTTTGCCTGTGGTAGATTTGCGCCAAGACAACGCTGATCTCAGCTCGTGGCTCCAGAAGGCAACCCAACAACGCTTTGACCTCACCCAAGCCCCTCTCTTCCGATTCACCCTCTTGCGCCTGACGGATACCAACCATACGCTACTGATGAGCCTGCACCATATCATTTCAGATGCTTGGTCGATCGGAGTCTTCCTGCAAGAACTCGCCGAGCTATATACAGTTTTTATCACCCCACCCTGCGGGAACGCTTTCAGCGAACGCTCCTCACCCCACCCTGCGGGAACGCTTTCAGCGAACGCTCCTCACCCCACCCTGCGGGAACGCTTTCAGCGAACACTCCTCACTCCTCTCCCCATTCAATATGCCGACTTTGCCGTTTGGCAGCGTCAATGGTTGCAAGGAGAGGTGCTGGAATCACAGCTTGCCTATTGGAAAACCCAGTTTAGGGAGATTCCGCCACCCCTGAAGTTTGCGATCGCCAATACCTCCCCAGAAGCACCAGCTACTTCCCAAGGCGCACGTCATCCTCTCACCCTCACAACTCACTTGACTACCGCTTTGAAAACGTTGAGTCAAGAAACTGACGCCACCTTATTTATGACGTTGCTGGCAGGGTTCAATGCCTTGCTCCACTACGCCACCCAGCAAATGGATATTGCCGTGGGTTCCCCGATCGCCAATCGCAATCGCCGAGAGATTGAGGGCTTGATTGGCTTCTTCGTGAATACGCTGGTGCTGCGAACCGACTTATCTGGTGATCCTACTTTTCGAGAATTGGTGCTGCGGGTGCGAGAAACGGCGCTAGGAGCTTATGCCAATCAGGATGTGCCGTTTGAGCGACTAGTAACCGAACTCCAGATCGATCGCCAACTGGGGCAATCGCCACTCTTCCAGACTTGGTTTGTACTGCAAAACACCCCCATGCCCAGCATTGAGTTACCTGGATTGCAGTTAGCACTGTCTGATCTGGATGTGGGTGTGGTACGGCATGACCTAAAGCTGGATCTCACGGAAACCACGGCTGGGTTGGAGGGCTTTTTTGAATACAAAACCGCTCAATTTGAGGCGATCGCCATTACTCGCCTAGCCAGCCTCTACCAAACCTTACTAGAAACTGTCATTGCCCAACCGGATATCCGCCTGAGTCGTTTAACGCAGATCTTAGCCGAAACCGAGAAACAGCAGCAACAGCAGGCAGGGCAAGCCTTTAAAGCCACTCAGCGACAAAAACTCAGCCAAATTAAACGTAAACGGTCTTAA
- a CDS encoding LLM class flavin-dependent oxidoreductase has translation MQFGLFYFSGDGSTHSADKYRLLTEGAKFADRHGFSSIWIPERHFHDFGGLYPNPAVINAALAMITERVQLRSGSVVLPLQEPLRVAEEWAVVDNLSNGRVGLTFAYGWHVDDFVLLPENYRDRQAVMWREIETVQRLWEGQTIERKNGSGQPVQVRTLPRPVQPKLPIWITCHSDYTFTEAGRLGANVLTSLLHSSVEELAPKIQLYRQSRVQHGHDPAAGKVSLMMHTFIGEDYEQVKRQVQAPFCNYLKTHFDLIESLVKRENLPVNLAQFTESDIETLLQFGFERYLDGKTLIGTVETCEPVIQRLREIGVDEVACLIDFGIDFDLAIASLEHLNHFKDRIQQSLSPEPVAAASSGQYSALSFF, from the coding sequence ATGCAGTTTGGTCTCTTCTACTTCTCTGGCGACGGTTCTACCCATAGTGCCGATAAATATCGGCTCCTGACCGAAGGGGCAAAATTCGCTGATCGCCACGGGTTTTCTTCTATCTGGATTCCCGAACGACACTTTCATGATTTTGGCGGACTGTATCCCAACCCAGCAGTGATTAATGCCGCTCTGGCGATGATTACCGAGCGGGTGCAGTTGCGATCGGGCAGTGTTGTTTTGCCTCTGCAAGAGCCGTTGCGAGTGGCCGAAGAATGGGCAGTGGTGGATAACTTATCCAACGGTCGGGTGGGTCTCACCTTTGCCTATGGCTGGCATGTGGATGACTTTGTGTTGCTCCCCGAAAATTACCGCGATCGCCAAGCCGTGATGTGGCGCGAAATCGAGACGGTGCAACGACTCTGGGAAGGTCAAACCATTGAACGCAAAAATGGATCGGGGCAGCCTGTGCAAGTTCGCACCTTGCCTCGCCCAGTCCAGCCCAAACTGCCGATTTGGATTACCTGCCATTCTGATTACACCTTTACAGAAGCAGGACGGCTCGGTGCCAATGTCTTAACTTCCCTGCTGCACTCATCGGTAGAAGAACTGGCACCTAAAATCCAGCTTTATCGGCAATCTCGTGTTCAGCATGGTCACGACCCAGCGGCAGGAAAGGTCTCGCTAATGATGCATACCTTTATCGGTGAGGACTATGAGCAGGTGAAGCGGCAGGTACAAGCTCCTTTTTGTAATTATTTGAAAACTCACTTTGACCTGATTGAAAGCCTGGTCAAGCGAGAGAATCTGCCTGTTAACCTAGCGCAATTTACCGAAAGCGATATTGAGACGCTGCTGCAATTTGGCTTTGAGCGTTATCTCGACGGCAAAACCCTAATTGGCACCGTTGAAACCTGTGAACCCGTGATTCAACGCCTTCGGGAGATTGGGGTCGATGAAGTCGCCTGCCTAATTGATTTTGGCATTGACTTTGATTTGGCGATCGCCAGTCTGGAGCATCTCAACCATTTCAAAGATCGCATCCAACAATCTCTCTCTCCTGAACCTGTCGCGGCTGCCTCTTCAGGCCAATATTCAGCTTTGAGTTTCTTTTGA